The genomic interval TCCGCGCGGCAAGAAGTCGGGCTATGCGGGCTACTACTTTCACGTCGAACCGGCGGGCGACGGACTTCTGGGCAATCACCTGCTGGCCGCGGGGGCGGTCTGCATCGAACCCCAGGTGCTTCGTTCAATCCGCGAGGAGGTGCTGGACCACGGCGCCGAGATGCTGCAGTCGATCGATGCGGCCCGGGGCTTCCGGCTCGACACGACGAACCGCCTGAAACGGGTTCCGACGGGGTTTCCGGCCGATTCGGAGTATGCCGAACTGCTCAAGCAGAAGGATTACTGCCTGGAGAAGCCGGTCCCGGAGGAGTTCGTGCTGGCCGACGGCCTTCCGGAGCGTCTTGTGGAGGAGTTCCGGCGGACGAAACCCTTCCTCGATCAGCTGAACCGGGCGGTCCAGTACGCCTACGAGGAGATGTAATCCTCCGATTGCATAAAAAAGTAGAGAGGTCGATCCCGTGATGGGACCGGCCTCTCTCTTTTGCCTTTGCTGCGGCCGGCTGCGGGGAGGGGGGGGTGAAGCAGCCGCACGCCTTTCGTCTTCAGCCGAACCCCGGATCTTCTGAATCCCGGCCCCCACCGGAGGCCGGAGCCAGCCCGGCTATTCGACCGTCACCGACTTGGCAAGGTTCCGGGGCTGGTCGACGTTGCGGCCCTTGTAGACGGCGATGTAGTAGGCCAGCAGCTGCAGAGGTACCGAGACGACAACCGGCATGAGACACTCGGTGATGACCGGGACCTCGATCACGTAGTCGGCCGAACGGCGCACCTGCTTGTCGTTGCGGGCGCAGACGGCGATGATCTTGCCGCCGCGGGCCTTGATCTCCTCAATGTTCGAGGCGGTTTTTTCGTAGGTATGGTCGGGGGTGGCGATGGCCACGGTGGGCATTTCGGCATCGATCAGCGCAATGGGCCCGTGCTTCATCTCGGCAGCGGGGTAGCCTTCGGCATGGATGTAGGAGATCTCCTTGAGCTTCAGAGCCCCTTCGAGGGCCGTAGGGTAGTTGTAGCCGCGCCCGAGGTAGATGAAGTTGTGGGCGTAGGTGAAGATCTTCGAGAGGTCGGCGATCTGCGGGGCGACCTTCAGCACCTCTTCGAGCGTCTCGGGCAGACGGAGCAGCGCCGCGGCCACTTCGTGATAATAGGCATCGGAGACGGTTCCCTTCTCGCGTCCGATGGCCAGGGCGAGCATCGCCATGACGGTCACCTGCCCGGTGAAGGCCTTCGTCGAGGCGACACCGATTTCGGGTCCGACATGGATGTAGGCTCCGGAGTCGGTAGCGCGGGCGATGGAGGAGCCTACGACGTTGCAGATTCCGAAGACGAAGGCTCCGGCCTTGCGGGCGAGTTCGACGGCCGCCAGCGTATCGGCGGTTTCGCCCGACTGCGACACGGCGATGACGATGTCATCCTCGCAGATGATGGGGTCACGGTATCGGAACTCCGAGGCGTACTCCACCTCGACCGGGATGCGGCAGATCGACTCGATCAGGTGCTCGCCGATGAGCGAGGCGTGCCACGAGGTTCCGCAGGCCACGAAGATGATCCTCCGGGCCCGCAGGAAGCGGTCGCGGTGGTCGATCACGCCGGAGAGTTTCACCTCGCAGGTCTCGGGGTTGATCCTCCCGCGGATACAGTCGACGAGGGTCCGGGGCTGTTCGTAGATCTCCTTGAGCATGAAGTGGGGGTACCCGCCCTTTTCGAGCTGTGAGATCGAGAGTTCGAGTTTCTTGATGTCGATCCGGGCGTCGTGGTTGTCGAGCGTCAGGAGTTTGAGCGGGGCGTTGCGGTTGATGACGGCGATCTCCCCGTCGTTTACGTAGACGAACTCCTGCGTATATTCGATGATCGAGGCGGCGTCCGACGAGAGGAAATACTCCCCGTTGCCGATCCCGACCACCATCGGGCTGCTCTGCCGGGCGGCGATGATCTCGTCGGGGTTGCCTTTTTCGATCACGGCGATGGCATAGGCCCCGACCACCTGGCGGAGCGCCTGGCGCACGGCTTCGAGCAGCGAACAGCCGTTCGTCGTGCGGATGTACTCGATGAGGTTGACCAGCACTTCGGAATCGGTGCTGCTGCGGAAGGTGTATCCGTTTTCGACGAGCGCCTCCTTCAGCACGCGGTAGTTTTCGATAATCCCGTTGTGGATCAGCGCAATGCGCTCCGATTCGGAGTAGTGGGGGTGGGCGTTGGCGTCATTCGGCACGCCGTGCGTGGCCCAGCGGGTGTGGGCGATTCCGATGGACCCCGAGAGGTCCTTGCCCTGGAGGAAGTGCTCCAGATCGGAGACCTTTCCCTTGCATTTGAAGACGTTGAGCGCACCCTTGTCATTGACCAGCGCGACTCCGGCACTGTCATAACCCCGGTATTCGAGGCGGTGCAGCCCCTTGATCAGAATCGGACACGCCTCGCGCCGTCCGACATAACCGACGATTCCGCACATGAGTTATCGAGATTTTAGCGGAGCCAAGATAAGAAAATTTTTTAATAACACCACACGGCAAGGGGCGGGAATTTGCTCCCGCCCCTGAAATCGGCCCGTCATGAGCTTCCCGAAGCCCCTTCCGGCAGTTACCGGACGTAACGGCGCATTTCGGCGACCAGTTCGGGCGTTCCGGCGAGGATCGAGATCCCGCGGTCGGGGCGCAGCCGCTCGACGACGCCTCCGGCCTCCGTGACGATCAACTCGCCGGCACGGATGTCCCAGACGTGCAGGGCCAGTTCCCAGAATCCGTCGATCCACCCGGCCGCCACGGCACAAAGATCGTAAGCCGCCGACCCCATGCGCCGCAAACCCCGGATGCGGGGCAGCATCCGGGCGACGTTGTCGCAGTTGTTGTCCGGATTCACATCCTTGTCGTAGGGGAATCCCGTGGCGAGGACCGCCGCTGCCAGCGACTCCTTCCGCGGGACGCGGATCTGCCGGGGCTCCCGCCCGCGACCGGCGAGCCAGGCCCCTCCGCCCTTCACGGCCGTGTACAACTCGTCCAAATAGGGGGCGTACACCACCCCGACGATGGTTTCGCCGTCCAGCTGCAAGGCGATCGAGACGGTGAAGACGGGCAATCCCTGGCTGTAGTTGGTCGTTCCGTCCAGCGGGTCAACCACCCAGAGCCAGCGGCTTCCGGCCGCACCGCGTTCGCCGCCCTCCTCGCCCAGCAGGGCGTGCTCCGGAAAACGCTCCGCAATGCGCCGGGCAATCAGCGCCTCACACTCCTTGTCGACGCGCGTCACCACATCGTAGAGGTTCGATTTGGTCTCGATGCCGAGATCCCCGCTGCGGAACGCGGCGAGTTGAATGGCCCCGGCCTCGCGGGCTGTGGCGACGGCAAAATCCAGGAATTCTTCATATCTTAATTTCGCCATTTTATTTCTTCATTAATTCCAAGACAAATGTTATGTTTATCAAATATTAGGCGAATCATGTAACCACGATGATGCCAAAGATGTGACGATTGTCCATTCTCTAAGGTCTCTGAGGCTGAAGGAGGTCCAACTTCCTTGATAATTTCATCGTAGGTTTTTCCTTGTAGAGTGCCTAAATTTATAAACTTTTTATTTAAATCATGACCTGGCGGAATATAGATGGCTTTATAAATAAAATAAATTAAAACAACTATTACAATAATATATAATATATATTCCATTTTATTTTTTTACCCTCTATCATTTGCGAAATACTTGTAGAAGAGCGGAATGGTCTCCACGCCGCGTTCGAACTGTCCGAGTCCGAAACTCTCGTTCGGGGAGTGGATGGCATCCTCGGCCAGCCCGAAGCCGATCAACAGGGACTTGATGCCCAGAATCGACTCGAAGCCGCTGATGATCGGGATCGACCCGCCGGAGTAGAAGGGCAGGGGCTTCTTGCCGAAGGTCTCCACGATGGCCTTCTCGGCGGCCTTGTAGGCGGGCATGTCGGTCGGTGCGACGTAGGGCATACCTCCGTGCAGCGACTTCACAACGACCTTGACGCTCTTGGGCGCGATCCGCCGGAAATGGCGTTCGAAGAGCTTCGAGATCTTGCGGTAGTCCTGATTCGGGACCAGCCGCATCGAGATCTTGGCCGAGGCCTTCGACGGGATAACGGTCTTGGTTCCCTCCCCGGTGTACCCGCCCCAGATGCCGTTGACATCGAGCGACGGACGCACGCCGGTGCGTTCGAGGGTGGTGTAGCCCGCCTCGCCCTCGACATCGCCGATCTCCAGCGCCTTTTTATAATCGGCCATGTTGAACGGGGCTTTGTTGAAGGCCTTGCGCTCGGCGGGCGTCAGCTCGCGCACGTCGTCGTAGAAGCCGGGGATCGTCACGCGGCCGTTCTCGTCGATCAGACTGGCCACGAGCCGCGTCAGGACGTTGGCCGGATTGGCCACGGCCCCGCCGAACAACCCCGAATGGAGGTCCTTGTTGGGCCCCGTTACCTCGACCTCCATGTAGGCCAGACCGCGCAGCCCGCAGGTGATCGACGGCGTCTGCATCGAGAGCATCGAGGTGTCCGAGACGAGGATGATGTCGGCCTTCAGGAGTTTCTTGTGCTCGCGGCAGAAGCCGTAGAGACTGGCCGAACCGATCTCCTCCTCGCCCTCGAGCATGAATTTCACGTTGCAGGGCAGCGAATCCGTGGCGCACATCGCCTCGAAAGCCTTGGCGTGCATCCACAACTGCCCCTTGTCGTCGTCGGCACCGCGGCACCAGATGCGGCCGTCGCGGATGACGGGCTCGAAGGGGTCGGTGCGCCACTCCCCGCGGGGATCGACCGGCATGACGTCGTAATGGCCGTAGACCAACACGGTCTTGGCTTTCGGACTGACGATCTTCTCGGCATAGACCACCGGATTCCCGGCCGTAGGCATCACCTCGGCCCGGTCGGCACCGGCCTTGACGAGCGCCGCGGCAAGGAACTCGGCACAACGCTGCATGTCGGGTTTGTGCTCCGACTGGGCACTGATCGACGGGATGCGCAGCAGGTCGAACAACTCATTGACAAAGCGCTCCTTATTGGCGCTTATATAATCTTTTACTTTATCCATTTTTCCCTATTTTTTCCGCAATACGTAATGTTCGGCCAACTCGCCCGCAATCGGCTGCCGGTCGGCATCGAGGTGGCGCAGACGGTTCTCCTCGACTTTGTAGTACCCAATCTGTCCGCCGTCGGAGGGCGTCAGTGTCAACAAATTGCCTTCGACCTTGAAAGTCCCCTTTTCATCAAACGCCGAGTCGCGTTCGAGGTACTCCATGTGGAGAGCATAGCTGCCGTCGGCTGCCAGTACGATGGTTGTTCGGATGCCCGGGCAATCAGCTCCGGGGAGGGTCCCTTCATAGGTTCCCAGATAGTCGAGCGACGTTTCGGCGGTGTGGCTGTCGGGGATTTCCCCGACCGTTTTTCCCGTTCCAGCCGTCCCAGCCGTCCCGGACGCCCCGACCGTTTCGGATTTTGCCGCCCCGGCCCCCACTTCCGTCGCGGAGGCCTGTCTGCGGCTGTTCCCACCGCAGGAGACCAGAACTCCCGCGGCGGAAAGGATCAACAGGTATTTTCTCATCGTGCTCAGAGGTTGCAGATCGCCTTGATTTCGGAGATGAAGCGCTGTGCCAGGGCATCGGCCTCCTCCATCGACTTGGCCTCGGTGTAGACGCGGATGATCGGCTCGGTGTTCGACTTGCGGAGGTGTACCCAGTTCTCCGGGAAATCGATCTTCACACCGTCTATATCGTTCACGTTTTCACCGCCATAACGGGCCTTCACCTCACGCAGCACTTTATCCACGTCGATGGCCGGCGTCAACTCGATCTTGTTCTTCGAGGCGTAGTACGCGGGGTAGGTGGCGCGCAGCTGGGTCATGGTCATGCCCTTCTTGGCCAGCCAGGTCAGGAAGAGCGCCGTGCCGACCAGGGCGTCGCGGCCGTAGTGAAGCTCGGGATAGATCACTCCGCCGTTTCCTTCGCCGCCGATCACGGCTCCGACCTCCTTCATCTTGGTGGTGACGTTCACCTCACCCACGGCCGAAGCGTAGTATTTGCCGCCGTGACGCTCCGTGACGTCACGCAGGGCGCGCGACGAGGAGAGGTTCGAGACGGTCACGCCGCCGGGATTCTGCGAAAGGATATAGTCGGCCACGGCCACGAGCGTGTACTCCTCGACGAACATCGAGCCGTCCTCCGAGACGAAGGCCAGCCGGTCCACGTCGGGATCGACCACAACGCCCAGGTCGGCCTTTTCGCGGACGATCACCTCGGAAATCTCCGTCAGGTGCTGCGGCAGCGGCTCGGGGTTGTGGGCGAACTCTCCGGTGGGTTCGCAGTTGAGCTCGATGACCTCGCAGCCCAGTTCGCGCAGGAGCTTCGGCATGACGATGCCGCCCACGGAGTTCACGGCGTCGATAACCACCTTGAAATGGCGTTTGCGCACGGCCTCGACATCCACGAGGGGCAGAGCCAGCACCTGGCGGATGTGTTCGTCGTTGAAATCTTCGCGGGCAATGACGTGTCCGATTTGGTCGATCGGGGGGAACTCGAAGGTTTCGTCTTCGGCCAGCGTCAGCACCTCCTGCCCTTCGGCCGCGGAGAAGAACTCCCCGTGTGCATTCAGGAGTTTGAGGGCGTTCCACTGGCGGGGGTTGTGCGAGGCGGTGAGGATGATTCCGCCGTCGGCCTTGCGGGTGATGACGGCCATCTCGGTGCCGGGCGTGGTGCAGAGCCCGACGTTGATGACGTCGACGCCGCAGGCCAGGAGCGTACCTTCCACCAGGTCCATGACCAGTTCGCCCGAGAGTCGGGCGTCGCGTCCGATGACGATGGTCAGGTGTTTCCCGGGATTGTTGCGTGCGATCACGCGGGTATAGGCGGTTGTGAACTTCACGATGTCGAGCGGCGTAAGGTTCTCGCCGACGAGTCCTCCGATGGTGCCGCGGATGCCCGAAATGGATTTGATAAGCGTCATGTTACGTTAGGTTTTATGGGTATTTCACGTAAATAAAATTTCGCGGTGAAGTTTTGATATTCGAGGTAAATATATTACTTTTATGCCAATTATGGAAATTTAAAAGCAAAAATTTATGAGGACGATCCCTGCTTCCGAATTGATTATCAACGACGACGGTTCCATTTTTCACCTTCACCTGCGTCCGGAGCAACTGGCCGACACGGTGATTCTGGTCGGCGACCCCGGGCGCGTGGCCCTCGTGGCGGAGCATTTCGAAAACAGAGAATGTGAGGTTTCGAACCGCGAATTCCGGACCGTAACGGGCACCTATCGCGGCAAACGCATGACGGTGCTCTCGACGGGCATCGGTATCGGCAACATCGACATCTGCGTCACGGAACTCGACGCCCTGGCCAATGTGGACTTTGCCACGCGGCAGGAGAAGGCCGAAAAACGGCAGTTGACGCTCGTGCGGCTGGGGACCTCGGGGGCCCTGCAGCCCGACATCCGGATCGGGGAGTTCCTCTTTTCGCGCACGTCGTGCGGCTTCGACGGCCTGCTGAGCTATTACAAGGGACGGGACGGGGTCTGCGATCTCGCACTGGAAGAGGCCTTCGTCCGCCATACGGGTTGGTACGAAAAGATGCCGCGCCCCTACTTCGTGAATGCCGACACGACCCTTTTCGAGCACTTCCGCGACACGACCAGGGAGGGAATCACCATTGCAGCCCCGGGCTTCTACGCCCCGCAGGGCCGTTGGGTGCGTCTCGAACCCCACGACGCACACCTGAACGAGAAGATCGAATCGTTCGACTTCGGAGGGCGCCGCATCACGAACTTCGAGATGGAGGGTTCGGCGCTGGCCGGGCTGGCCGCCCTGATGGGCCACCGTGCCGCCACGATCTGCACGATCATCGCCCAGCGTGTCGCCCACGAGGCCAATACCGACTACAAGCCCCACGTGAAGCGGATGATCGTCATGGCGCTCGACAAGCTGGCCGCGCTGAAGTAAACACCGCCCGGGCACAAGGCGATGCGCAGGAGTAAGCCCCTTAAAAAATCCGGATTTCGGAGCGCCCGAATCCGAAGGAGGGGGGGGGTGAGAGAGAAGAGGGAGAGAAGAGGAGGAGAGGAGAGAGGAGAGAGAGGAGAGAGAGGGAGAAGGCAAGAGAAAAAATTGGAATTGAAGATACTTATAAAGAGACCAGGGAGACTGAAGATGCCTGGAGACCTGGGAGATTGGAGATATTTAATTGAAGAAAAGAGATAAAAACAGAAAACGATTATGAAATTTTCCGTATCAAGTTCGGCACTGCTGTCGCTTCTGGCAACGACGGGCAAGGTAATCAGCAATAAGAACACGCTGCCCATCCTGGACTATTTCCTCATGGAGCTGAACGGCAACACGCTGAAAGTTACGACTTCGGACCTCGAAACGACGCTTGTGGGCCAGATCGAGGTGGAGAGCGTCGAGAGCGAGGGGACGATCGCAGCCCCGGCCAAGCTGATGCTCGACTCGCTGAAGGAGTTCCCGGAGCTTCCGCTGACGATCGACGTCAACGACAAGAACTGGGAGATCAAGATCAACTGGAAGAGCGGCTCGCTCTCGATCCCCGGGGCGAGTGCGGTGAGCTACCCGGCCGTTCCGCAGCTGAGCGCCGAGCGGAAGGAGTTGCAGATGGATGTCGACACGCTGGTGAACGGCATCAACAAGACGATCTTCGCCACGGCGGACGACGAGTTGCGCCCGGTGATGAACGGTATCTACATCAACCTGGCGCCGAATACGCTGACCTTCGTCGGTACGGACGCCCACAAGCTGGTGAAGTACGAGTCGGAGAACGAGAACGAGGTCACGGCCTCGTTCATCCTGCCCAAGAAACCGGCCAACCTGCTGAAGTCGGTGCTGCTGAAGGAGGATGACGCCATCGAGATGGCCTTCGATTCGAAGAATGCGATGTTCAAGCTCAAGAGCCATACGCTGGTATGCCGCCTGATCGAGGGCAACTACCCGAACTACAACGCGGTGATCCCGGCGAACAACCCCAACAAGGTGCTCGTGGATCGCATCGAGCTGGTGAACGGCATCAAGCGCGTGGCGGTGTGCTCGAATCCGACGACGAACCTCATCCGCATGGACATTGCCGACAACCGGATCAACCTCACGGCCCAGGACATCGACTTTTCGGTGTCGGCCAACGAGACGATCTCGTGCAGCTACGACGGACAACCCATCTCGATCGGCTTCAAGTCGACGTTCCTGGTCGAGATCCTCTCGAACATCGACACCCCGACGGTGGTGATCGAGCTGGCCGATTCGACGCGGGCCGGGGTCTTCAAACCGGTCTACGACGACAGGCAGACGAGCTCGACGCTGATGCTTCTGATGCCGATGATGATCAACGCATAAGGGCCCGCGCGACATGAAGCTGAACCTCAAACGCCCGATCATCTTCTTCGACCTGGAGACTACGGGCGTGGATACGGCGCGGGACCGGATCGTGGAGATCTCGATGATCAAGGTGATGCCCGACGGCGAGGAGATCACGCGGACGCGGCGGCTCAACCCGGGGATGCACATTCCCGAGGAGGCGACGGCCGTGCACGGCATCACGGACGACGACGTGCGGGACTGCCCGACGTTCGCGCAGGTGGCCAAGTCGCTCGAACAGTTTATCCGGGGGTGTGATTTCGGGGGGTTCAATTCGAACCGCTTCGACCTTCCGGTTCTGGTGGAGGAGTTCCTGCGTGCGGGCGTGGACGTGGACCTGAAGCGCCGCAAGTTCGTGGACGTGCAGAACATCTTCCACAAGAAGGAGCAGCGGACGCTGGTGGCGGCCTACAAGTTCTACTGCGACAAGGAGCTCGACGAGGCGCACTCGGCGGAGGCCGACACGCGGGCGACCTACGAAGTGCTGAAGGCGCAGCTGGACCGTTATGACGACCTGGAGAACGACGTCGACAAGTTGGCGGAGTTTTCGAGCCGGGGCGAAACGGCGGACTATGCGGGTCGGATTCTCTACAACGAGAAGGGTGAGGAGGTCTTCGGCTTCGGGAAGTACAAGGGCCGCTCCGTGTCGGAGATATTCCGCATCGAGCCGAGCTACTATGCGTGGATGATGAACGGCGATTTCCCGCTCTATACGAAGAAGGTGATCACCGAGATCCGGATGCGGGACAAAATGCAGAACAAATAGATGATGAAACGACTCTGTGCCACCCTTCTGATGCTTGCATGGGGGCTTTCGGCCCTTGCGGGCGGGAAGTCCGAGACGATCGTCTACATCAACGGAGCCAAATACTACATCCATACGGTGCGGGCCGGGGAGACGCTCTACGGACTGACGAAGACCTACGGCGTGGGGGAGCAGGTAATCCTGGAAAACAACCCCTCGATCGCCCGGGGGTTGCAGGCCGATGCGAACATCAAGATTCCCTACATGGCGGCGGCTCCGGAGCCGAAATCGGAACGGAAGCTGCGCAAGACGTTCGATTTCCACTACGTGGCGCAGGGCGAGACGCTCTACGCCATCTCGCGGCAGTACGAGATTCCGGTGAAGACGCTGCTGGAGGACAACCCGAACCTCGACCCGCTGCACATGCGCCTCGGGGAGCGGATCCTGATCCGGAAGAAGCTGATCGGCTCGGAGGATGAGGCGGGCACGCAGGAGCAGTGGGAGGAGTACAGGCAGTCGCTGAACAGCGTGGCCGATGCGGGGACGTCGTACCATATCGTCCACCCGGGCGAGACGTTCTACTCGCTGTCGCGGCGTTTCGGAATCACGGAGGAGGAGCTGAGCCGTCTCAACGGGGGGCTGAAGCCCGCGGACCTGAAGGCCGGGGCGATGATCGTCATCCCGGGAACCGGGAGTCCGGTTGCGGTGTCGGCCGACAGCCTGCGCCACGATTCGCTGGCGGGCTTCCGGACGGTGGAGCCGATCGAGTTCCGGGCCCTGCGGCGCAGCGACCCGCTCGATGTGGCGTTGCTTCTGCCGCTCTCCGTGGCCGGGCAGGCCAACGACAACTACCTGGACTTCTACCAGGGATTCCTGCTGGGTCTGGACAGCGTGAAGCAGAAATCGGGGATCTCGGTGAACGTGGAGCTC from uncultured Alistipes sp. carries:
- a CDS encoding LysM peptidoglycan-binding domain-containing protein, whose protein sequence is MKRLCATLLMLAWGLSALAGGKSETIVYINGAKYYIHTVRAGETLYGLTKTYGVGEQVILENNPSIARGLQADANIKIPYMAAAPEPKSERKLRKTFDFHYVAQGETLYAISRQYEIPVKTLLEDNPNLDPLHMRLGERILIRKKLIGSEDEAGTQEQWEEYRQSLNSVADAGTSYHIVHPGETFYSLSRRFGITEEELSRLNGGLKPADLKAGAMIVIPGTGSPVAVSADSLRHDSLAGFRTVEPIEFRALRRSDPLDVALLLPLSVAGQANDNYLDFYQGFLLGLDSVKQKSGISVNVELFNTARDTARIREIVADAAFRKADLVVGPVYEEGLDAVIRFAEEKRIPVVSPLAHIERTNSDVLFQLAADPARKYEKVEDLVGDGRRVTLIYTSTTDKEFEREVLALLGNRPFERYNYRYEHPSTQGENSPSDLTPLLENDAENVFVILSDNEVDVDRILAALASADSSITSRGRTAPRFTVLGNARWNRYNNLDRAIFFKDRVVFVSTYHAKRDSEAVKAFDSAYLRSFGMLPTLFSYRGYDTAMIFAPAMYGDIEYDLEDRRFTPLQTTYLFSQPEGRANHVNYNWTRVNYHKDFTITIE
- a CDS encoding nucleoside phosphorylase, which produces MRTIPASELIINDDGSIFHLHLRPEQLADTVILVGDPGRVALVAEHFENRECEVSNREFRTVTGTYRGKRMTVLSTGIGIGNIDICVTELDALANVDFATRQEKAEKRQLTLVRLGTSGALQPDIRIGEFLFSRTSCGFDGLLSYYKGRDGVCDLALEEAFVRHTGWYEKMPRPYFVNADTTLFEHFRDTTREGITIAAPGFYAPQGRWVRLEPHDAHLNEKIESFDFGGRRITNFEMEGSALAGLAALMGHRAATICTIIAQRVAHEANTDYKPHVKRMIVMALDKLAALK
- a CDS encoding DUF2461 domain-containing protein, which codes for MEEVLDFLRRLSENNDREWFDAHRSEWVHVKGLWADFTAELIEGIASFDPTVRGLRPQDCTYRIARDTRFSADKRPYKSWLGTFVAPRGKKSGYAGYYFHVEPAGDGLLGNHLLAAGAVCIEPQVLRSIREEVLDHGAEMLQSIDAARGFRLDTTNRLKRVPTGFPADSEYAELLKQKDYCLEKPVPEEFVLADGLPERLVEEFRRTKPFLDQLNRAVQYAYEEM
- the glmM gene encoding phosphoglucosamine mutase, whose amino-acid sequence is MTLIKSISGIRGTIGGLVGENLTPLDIVKFTTAYTRVIARNNPGKHLTIVIGRDARLSGELVMDLVEGTLLACGVDVINVGLCTTPGTEMAVITRKADGGIILTASHNPRQWNALKLLNAHGEFFSAAEGQEVLTLAEDETFEFPPIDQIGHVIAREDFNDEHIRQVLALPLVDVEAVRKRHFKVVIDAVNSVGGIVMPKLLRELGCEVIELNCEPTGEFAHNPEPLPQHLTEISEVIVREKADLGVVVDPDVDRLAFVSEDGSMFVEEYTLVAVADYILSQNPGGVTVSNLSSSRALRDVTERHGGKYYASAVGEVNVTTKMKEVGAVIGGEGNGGVIYPELHYGRDALVGTALFLTWLAKKGMTMTQLRATYPAYYASKNKIELTPAIDVDKVLREVKARYGGENVNDIDGVKIDFPENWVHLRKSNTEPIIRVYTEAKSMEEADALAQRFISEIKAICNL
- a CDS encoding copper resistance protein NlpE; this translates as MRKYLLILSAAGVLVSCGGNSRRQASATEVGAGAAKSETVGASGTAGTAGTGKTVGEIPDSHTAETSLDYLGTYEGTLPGADCPGIRTTIVLAADGSYALHMEYLERDSAFDEKGTFKVEGNLLTLTPSDGGQIGYYKVEENRLRHLDADRQPIAGELAEHYVLRKK
- a CDS encoding dipeptidase; translation: MDKVKDYISANKERFVNELFDLLRIPSISAQSEHKPDMQRCAEFLAAALVKAGADRAEVMPTAGNPVVYAEKIVSPKAKTVLVYGHYDVMPVDPRGEWRTDPFEPVIRDGRIWCRGADDDKGQLWMHAKAFEAMCATDSLPCNVKFMLEGEEEIGSASLYGFCREHKKLLKADIILVSDTSMLSMQTPSITCGLRGLAYMEVEVTGPNKDLHSGLFGGAVANPANVLTRLVASLIDENGRVTIPGFYDDVRELTPAERKAFNKAPFNMADYKKALEIGDVEGEAGYTTLERTGVRPSLDVNGIWGGYTGEGTKTVIPSKASAKISMRLVPNQDYRKISKLFERHFRRIAPKSVKVVVKSLHGGMPYVAPTDMPAYKAAEKAIVETFGKKPLPFYSGGSIPIISGFESILGIKSLLIGFGLAEDAIHSPNESFGLGQFERGVETIPLFYKYFANDRG
- the glmS gene encoding glutamine--fructose-6-phosphate transaminase (isomerizing); this encodes MCGIVGYVGRREACPILIKGLHRLEYRGYDSAGVALVNDKGALNVFKCKGKVSDLEHFLQGKDLSGSIGIAHTRWATHGVPNDANAHPHYSESERIALIHNGIIENYRVLKEALVENGYTFRSSTDSEVLVNLIEYIRTTNGCSLLEAVRQALRQVVGAYAIAVIEKGNPDEIIAARQSSPMVVGIGNGEYFLSSDAASIIEYTQEFVYVNDGEIAVINRNAPLKLLTLDNHDARIDIKKLELSISQLEKGGYPHFMLKEIYEQPRTLVDCIRGRINPETCEVKLSGVIDHRDRFLRARRIIFVACGTSWHASLIGEHLIESICRIPVEVEYASEFRYRDPIICEDDIVIAVSQSGETADTLAAVELARKAGAFVFGICNVVGSSIARATDSGAYIHVGPEIGVASTKAFTGQVTVMAMLALAIGREKGTVSDAYYHEVAAALLRLPETLEEVLKVAPQIADLSKIFTYAHNFIYLGRGYNYPTALEGALKLKEISYIHAEGYPAAEMKHGPIALIDAEMPTVAIATPDHTYEKTASNIEEIKARGGKIIAVCARNDKQVRRSADYVIEVPVITECLMPVVVSVPLQLLAYYIAVYKGRNVDQPRNLAKSVTVE
- the dnaN gene encoding DNA polymerase III subunit beta — translated: MKFSVSSSALLSLLATTGKVISNKNTLPILDYFLMELNGNTLKVTTSDLETTLVGQIEVESVESEGTIAAPAKLMLDSLKEFPELPLTIDVNDKNWEIKINWKSGSLSIPGASAVSYPAVPQLSAERKELQMDVDTLVNGINKTIFATADDELRPVMNGIYINLAPNTLTFVGTDAHKLVKYESENENEVTASFILPKKPANLLKSVLLKEDDAIEMAFDSKNAMFKLKSHTLVCRLIEGNYPNYNAVIPANNPNKVLVDRIELVNGIKRVAVCSNPTTNLIRMDIADNRINLTAQDIDFSVSANETISCSYDGQPISIGFKSTFLVEILSNIDTPTVVIELADSTRAGVFKPVYDDRQTSSTLMLLMPMMINA
- a CDS encoding inositol monophosphatase family protein, translating into MAKLRYEEFLDFAVATAREAGAIQLAAFRSGDLGIETKSNLYDVVTRVDKECEALIARRIAERFPEHALLGEEGGERGAAGSRWLWVVDPLDGTTNYSQGLPVFTVSIALQLDGETIVGVVYAPYLDELYTAVKGGGAWLAGRGREPRQIRVPRKESLAAAVLATGFPYDKDVNPDNNCDNVARMLPRIRGLRRMGSAAYDLCAVAAGWIDGFWELALHVWDIRAGELIVTEAGGVVERLRPDRGISILAGTPELVAEMRRYVR
- a CDS encoding 3'-5' exonuclease, with amino-acid sequence MKLNLKRPIIFFDLETTGVDTARDRIVEISMIKVMPDGEEITRTRRLNPGMHIPEEATAVHGITDDDVRDCPTFAQVAKSLEQFIRGCDFGGFNSNRFDLPVLVEEFLRAGVDVDLKRRKFVDVQNIFHKKEQRTLVAAYKFYCDKELDEAHSAEADTRATYEVLKAQLDRYDDLENDVDKLAEFSSRGETADYAGRILYNEKGEEVFGFGKYKGRSVSEIFRIEPSYYAWMMNGDFPLYTKKVITEIRMRDKMQNK